A genomic segment from Syngnathus scovelli strain Florida chromosome 3, RoL_Ssco_1.2, whole genome shotgun sequence encodes:
- the ydjc gene encoding carbohydrate deacetylase isoform X5 has protein sequence MPQPRILLVVTGDDFGYCPKRNQGIVDCFKAGGISSVSLLVNASAAKDAADLAKRHSIPIGLHANLSEGIPVCQSLRAASTLVNERGFFHGKMGFRQALERHQLSMEQVELELKDQIRLFRELTGHLPYHMDGHQHVHILQDGQTCTWD, from the exons ATGCCGCAGCCCAGGATTTTGCTGGTGGTAACAGGGGATGATTTTGGTTATTGTCCCAAAAGGAATCAGGGGATTGTCGACTGCTTCAAGGCTGGAGGCATTTCCTCTGTGTCACTGTTGGTTAATGCATCTGCTGCCAAAGATGCAGCAGATTTGGCCAAAAG ACACAGCATCCCAATTGGGCTCCATGCCAACCTATCAGAAGGTATACCAGTGTGTCAGAGCCTCCGAGCAGCCTCTACACTCGTCAACGAGCGTGGTTTCTTCCATGGAAAGATGGGCTTCCGTCAGGCACTGGAACGACATCAGCTAAGTATGGAACAG GTGGAGCTAGAGCTGAAGGACCAGATCAGGCTTTTCAGAGAACTGACAGGTCACCTGCCTTATCATATGGATGGACATCAACATGTTCATATATTGCAAG